One segment of Gammaproteobacteria bacterium DNA contains the following:
- a CDS encoding sulfotransferase: MPRQKPQDDSFQVSGWVDKLGGFINRNQDLWIKLGNRETRLLADTLADVEVRRPIYVTGLARSGSTILLEMLAESEGAVTHRYKDYPPVFTPYFWNWFLNRMPKSDAKPAERTHRDGIMVTPESPEAFEEVLWMAFFPDAHDITHSNVFGQRTANPAFETFYRDHIRKLLAIRNGHRYLSKGNYNVTRLEYLLKIFPDARFVIPIREPSWHIASLMKQHKLLSDGERRNPRALEHMRRVGHFEFGLDRRPINAGDRDCVQQVASLWEQGKDVEGWARYWGHIYGFVADRLAQNTQLKAAVLLVRFEDLCQEPETTMRALFEHCDVACDDSLIARWAEKIHAPTYYQPGFSDEEFDTIDRFTQPVADQFGYAEPRLRRFRGWLN, from the coding sequence ATGCCCAGACAAAAACCCCAGGACGACAGTTTCCAGGTCTCCGGATGGGTCGACAAGCTCGGTGGCTTCATCAACCGCAACCAGGACCTGTGGATCAAGCTGGGCAACCGGGAAACGCGGCTGCTCGCCGACACCCTGGCCGACGTTGAGGTCAGGCGCCCGATTTACGTAACAGGTCTCGCACGATCGGGCAGTACGATTCTGCTCGAAATGCTCGCGGAGAGTGAGGGCGCGGTAACCCACCGCTACAAGGACTACCCGCCGGTATTCACCCCCTACTTCTGGAACTGGTTTTTAAACCGGATGCCCAAGAGCGACGCCAAACCCGCGGAACGCACCCATCGCGACGGCATCATGGTCACACCCGAAAGTCCCGAGGCATTCGAGGAGGTCTTGTGGATGGCTTTCTTTCCGGATGCGCATGACATCACGCACAGCAACGTGTTCGGTCAAAGAACTGCGAACCCGGCTTTCGAAACCTTTTACCGCGATCACATTCGTAAACTGCTGGCGATCCGTAATGGCCATCGTTACCTTTCAAAGGGAAACTACAATGTCACCCGCCTCGAATATCTGCTGAAAATATTTCCGGATGCGCGTTTCGTCATTCCGATCCGGGAGCCGTCGTGGCACATCGCGTCGCTCATGAAGCAGCACAAGCTTCTCAGCGACGGCGAACGACGCAATCCGCGGGCGTTGGAGCATATGCGACGAGTCGGTCATTTCGAATTCGGCCTCGATCGGCGACCGATAAATGCCGGCGATCGTGATTGCGTACAGCAGGTTGCCTCCTTGTGGGAACAGGGCAAAGATGTCGAGGGATGGGCGCGCTACTGGGGACACATCTATGGCTTCGTGGCGGATCGGCTGGCACAGAACACTCAACTTAAGGCCGCCGTACTGCTGGTCCGATTCGAGGATTTATGCCAGGAGCCAGAGACAACGATGCGCGCGCTATTTGAACACTGCGATGTGGCTTGCGACGATTCCCTAATAGCGCGCTGGGCCGAGAAAATCCACGCACCCACTTACTATCAACCGGGTTTCTCCGATGAGGAGTTCGACACGATTGATCGTTTCACGCAGCCAGTCGCGGATCAGTTTGGCTACGCGGAGCCGCGCCTCCGACGGTTCAGAGGATGGTTGAACTAG
- a CDS encoding D-alanine--D-alanine ligase gives MRVGITFDLKEAYFAAGFTEEEVAEFDRPDTIRAIADALRELGHTPESIGNVKQLAARLVAGDRWDLVFNIAEGLYGFGREAQIPALLDAWRIPYTFSDPMALSLALHKGMTKRVVRDCGVPTADFALIEALSDLAAIDLPYPLFAKPVAEGTGKGIDAVSRISSAKQLNTVCRDLLVRYRQPVLVETYLPGREFTVGVIGTGREARILGAMEVLLGASAEPGAYSYNNKARFEGRVEYRLTEGELARSLGQVALSAWRSLCCRDGGRIDLRLDADGVPNFIEVNPLAGLNPEISDLAILCRLNGIDYQALIGMIVNSALQRTESSAALSMADVEAA, from the coding sequence GTGCGCGTAGGTATTACGTTCGACCTCAAGGAAGCATACTTCGCCGCAGGGTTTACGGAAGAAGAGGTCGCCGAGTTCGATCGCCCTGACACCATCCGGGCGATCGCCGACGCGCTGCGCGAACTCGGTCACACGCCGGAATCGATCGGTAACGTTAAACAACTCGCCGCGCGCCTGGTCGCGGGCGATCGCTGGGATCTGGTTTTCAATATCGCCGAAGGACTCTACGGCTTCGGTCGCGAGGCGCAGATTCCCGCGCTGCTGGATGCGTGGCGTATTCCGTACACATTCTCCGACCCCATGGCGCTGTCGCTCGCCTTGCACAAGGGCATGACCAAGCGCGTGGTGCGCGACTGCGGGGTGCCGACGGCGGACTTCGCGTTGATCGAGGCACTGTCGGATCTAGCCGCGATCGATCTGCCTTATCCGTTGTTCGCCAAGCCGGTGGCGGAAGGCACAGGCAAAGGCATAGACGCCGTATCCAGAATCAGCTCGGCTAAACAACTCAACACCGTGTGCCGGGATTTGCTGGTGCGTTATCGCCAGCCGGTGCTGGTCGAAACGTATCTGCCCGGGCGCGAATTCACGGTCGGCGTGATCGGTACAGGCCGTGAGGCGCGGATACTGGGTGCGATGGAAGTGTTGCTTGGCGCCTCGGCCGAACCCGGTGCGTATAGTTACAATAACAAGGCGCGCTTCGAGGGGCGGGTGGAGTATCGACTGACCGAAGGCGAGCTCGCGCGCTCGCTTGGGCAAGTGGCGTTGAGCGCCTGGCGGAGCTTGTGCTGCCGCGACGGCGGGCGCATCGACTTGCGCCTGGATGCGGACGGCGTCCCGAATTTTATCGAGGTCAACCCGCTGGCGGGACTCAATCCCGAGATCTCCGATCTCGCAATTCTCTGCCGGCTCAACGGTATCGATTATCAGGCGCTCATCGGCATGATCGTGAACTCCGCGCTGCAACGCACCGAATCGTCGGCCGCATTGAGCATGGCCGACGTCGAGGCGGCATAG
- a CDS encoding ABC transporter ATP-binding protein has translation MFAAILNLLSGSTHADLSRSDVPFPTRPIPFLLRFVRLRPGMHLGFLSLVVIAAACAVAVQYGMKLLVDGMAGGPAAREEVWNALALFIGLIAAENILWRLSGWMGCRTIVAAGVDIRVHVFDHLSGHSQRFFGQHLTGALGSRLTGLAGAFGAVTSTLSWSVAPPITDFIGAMVIFSTVDWRMAVALAVVVAFLAVGLILFAVRGRPLHRQYAEQGAYVNGELVDTVSNSWTVKIFSARARERARLGAKFGVEADAQRKSWMYVEKTRVLHDIFLTLMSGAMLTWAVYEWTRGTISPGDVVVVSALTFRILHGSRDLTLALAGLTEHFGFITDTLQVIGQPHEVADKVSARVIADARGGIEFQNVSFGYADGRRVFDNLSLKIPAGQRVGIVGPSGAGKSTLINLVQRFADVNEGRILLDGQDIAQITQDSLRAKIATVPQEVSLFHRPVIENIRYGRPDATDEEVMDTARATYCDDFIRELPHGYDTLVGERGANLSGGQRQRLAIARAILKDAPVVILDEATSALDTESELAIQRAFTELVRGRTVLAVAHRLSTVASFDRIIVLVQGRVVEDGHPAELRQRHGVFDKMWRMQAEGLDVDDALLATPLPGDRDLREPAAPNRERA, from the coding sequence ATGTTCGCAGCGATACTTAATCTGCTTTCGGGATCGACTCACGCGGACCTGTCGCGATCCGATGTTCCGTTCCCGACACGACCGATCCCATTTCTGCTGCGCTTCGTACGGCTGCGCCCGGGTATGCACCTGGGGTTTCTGAGTCTGGTAGTCATCGCCGCGGCGTGTGCGGTAGCGGTGCAATACGGCATGAAGCTGCTGGTCGACGGCATGGCCGGCGGTCCCGCGGCACGCGAGGAAGTGTGGAACGCGCTGGCGCTGTTCATCGGGCTGATCGCCGCGGAGAACATACTGTGGCGGCTGAGTGGGTGGATGGGCTGTCGCACCATAGTCGCGGCCGGCGTGGATATTCGCGTTCACGTGTTCGATCATCTGTCGGGGCATTCGCAGCGTTTTTTTGGCCAGCACCTGACCGGCGCGCTGGGTAGCCGGCTCACGGGACTCGCGGGCGCATTCGGCGCTGTTACGTCGACTTTGAGCTGGAGTGTCGCGCCGCCGATCACCGACTTCATCGGCGCCATGGTCATATTCTCCACCGTGGACTGGCGCATGGCGGTCGCGCTGGCGGTGGTCGTCGCATTCCTGGCCGTGGGGCTGATTTTATTCGCTGTGCGTGGCCGGCCCCTGCATCGCCAATACGCCGAGCAGGGCGCCTACGTCAACGGCGAGCTGGTCGATACCGTGTCGAATTCGTGGACCGTCAAGATCTTCTCCGCGCGGGCGCGCGAACGGGCGCGCCTGGGCGCCAAGTTTGGTGTCGAGGCGGATGCGCAGCGCAAGAGCTGGATGTATGTTGAAAAGACGCGGGTACTGCACGACATCTTCCTCACCCTGATGTCCGGCGCGATGCTGACCTGGGCCGTATATGAATGGACCCGCGGCACCATTTCTCCGGGCGACGTGGTCGTGGTCAGCGCGCTCACATTCCGGATCCTGCATGGTTCTAGGGATCTGACCCTAGCGCTCGCCGGCCTCACCGAACATTTCGGCTTTATTACGGATACCCTGCAGGTGATCGGCCAGCCGCACGAGGTCGCGGACAAGGTAAGCGCGCGCGTAATCGCCGACGCCAGAGGTGGCATCGAGTTTCAGAATGTGTCGTTTGGCTATGCCGACGGCAGACGCGTGTTCGACAATCTGTCCCTTAAGATTCCGGCCGGGCAGCGGGTAGGTATCGTGGGGCCATCGGGCGCCGGCAAGTCCACGCTTATCAATCTGGTCCAGCGGTTCGCCGACGTGAACGAAGGCAGGATTCTCCTCGACGGCCAGGATATCGCGCAGATTACGCAGGATTCCCTGCGCGCGAAGATCGCAACCGTGCCGCAGGAAGTCTCGCTGTTTCACCGGCCCGTTATTGAGAATATCCGCTATGGACGCCCCGACGCCACCGACGAGGAAGTCATGGATACCGCCAGGGCGACGTATTGCGACGATTTCATTCGCGAATTGCCGCACGGCTACGACACGCTGGTCGGTGAGCGCGGAGCGAACCTGTCGGGTGGTCAGCGCCAGCGCCTGGCCATCGCACGGGCGATATTGAAAGACGCACCCGTGGTCATTCTCGATGAAGCCACGTCCGCGCTGGACACCGAATCAGAACTGGCCATCCAGCGCGCATTCACCGAACTGGTGCGCGGACGTACCGTGCTGGCCGTCGCGCACCGGCTTTCCACCGTAGCCTCGTTCGACCGGATCATCGTCCTCGTGCAGGGGCGTGTGGTCGAAGACGGCCATCCCGCCGAGCTCCGGCAAAGGCATGGCGTGTTCGACAAAATGTGGCGCATGCAGGCCGAGGGGCTGGACGTCGATGATGCATTACTCGCGACGCCATTGCCCGGGGATCGCGACCTACGCGAACCGGCGGCGCCGAACCGCGAGCGAGCCTGA
- a CDS encoding disulfide bond formation protein B, which yields MNVLNRRSINSLAGAICAGLLGYAYHLQFNQGMEPCPLCIFQRVALIALGVTFIVAAAHHPRIWGARIYAALIGIVALGGALVAGRHAWLQQLPPDRVPECGPGLEYILGVFPLSDALRMVFEGSGECAEVDWMFLGLSMPAWVLAWFLVLGCVGVCANLLTPRRAS from the coding sequence ATGAATGTGTTGAACCGTCGCAGCATCAATTCACTGGCGGGTGCGATTTGCGCAGGTCTGCTTGGCTACGCCTATCACCTGCAATTTAACCAGGGCATGGAGCCGTGTCCGCTGTGTATTTTTCAGCGTGTCGCCCTGATTGCCCTGGGCGTTACCTTTATCGTGGCGGCGGCGCATCATCCCCGCATCTGGGGCGCGCGCATTTACGCGGCGTTGATTGGCATCGTGGCATTGGGGGGTGCGCTCGTTGCCGGTCGCCACGCTTGGCTGCAACAGTTGCCGCCCGATCGGGTGCCGGAATGCGGTCCGGGCCTTGAATATATTCTGGGTGTCTTCCCCTTAAGCGATGCGCTGCGCATGGTGTTCGAAGGATCGGGCGAATGCGCGGAGGTGGACTGGATGTTTCTTGGATTAAGCATGCCGGCTTGGGTGCTGGCGTGGTTTCTGGTGCTCGGCTGCGTCGGCGTGTGCGCCAACCTGTTAACGCCGCGGCGCGCAAGCTGA
- a CDS encoding KamA family radical SAM protein, with protein sequence MKNDLFYSDNEEPPERSSTILDFRAGAPATVPLPPLRSCIPSRKPAKSNRRGPRLTISARTNAFRKRHYPNVSVSEWNDWRWQNRNRVRSADALARIVILSEDERDAIARHNGPLPVGIPPYYASLLDEIDPAQPLRRTVVPAGGEYIRAPGEADDPLGEDGDSPVPGLVHRYPDRVLFLVTNFCSTYCRYCTRSRLVGAAGELSLKKSDIERAIDYIAATPTIRDVLLSGGDPLSLDDDRLDFILSRLRAIPHVEFLRIGTKQPAVMPQRVTPALVGILKKYHPLWMSLHFTHPDELTPEVAEACNRLADAGVPLGSQTVLLKGVNDDVATMTQLVHGLLKVRVKPYYLYQCDPISGSAHFRTTVDKGLEIIRGLRGHTTGYAVPSYVVDGPGGGGKIPLLPDYVLGRDGDDLLLTNYEGKVYRYPDPHGILGRDKHPRRRDRRVKSPSCA encoded by the coding sequence ATGAAAAACGATTTGTTCTATTCTGATAACGAAGAGCCCCCCGAGCGTAGCTCTACCATTCTGGACTTCCGCGCCGGCGCACCGGCCACCGTACCGCTTCCGCCGCTACGTTCCTGCATTCCCTCGCGCAAACCAGCCAAATCGAATCGCCGTGGACCGCGCCTGACCATCAGCGCACGCACCAACGCATTTAGAAAACGTCACTACCCCAACGTCTCGGTCAGCGAATGGAACGACTGGCGCTGGCAGAACCGCAACCGCGTACGCTCGGCCGACGCGCTGGCACGGATCGTTATCCTCTCGGAAGATGAGCGCGATGCGATCGCGCGCCACAACGGGCCGTTACCGGTCGGCATTCCGCCCTATTATGCAAGCCTGCTCGACGAGATCGATCCCGCGCAGCCGCTGCGGCGTACGGTCGTGCCGGCGGGCGGCGAATATATTCGCGCACCCGGCGAGGCCGACGATCCGCTGGGCGAGGACGGCGACAGCCCGGTGCCGGGCCTGGTGCATCGCTATCCGGACCGCGTGCTGTTCCTGGTTACGAACTTCTGTTCGACATACTGCCGTTACTGCACGCGCTCGCGTCTGGTCGGCGCGGCCGGCGAGCTCAGCCTGAAGAAAAGTGACATCGAGCGGGCGATCGATTACATCGCCGCCACGCCGACGATCCGCGATGTGCTGCTCTCCGGCGGCGATCCTCTAAGTCTGGACGACGATCGTCTCGACTTTATCTTAAGCCGGCTGCGCGCCATACCGCACGTGGAGTTCCTGCGCATCGGCACCAAGCAGCCCGCCGTGATGCCGCAGCGCGTAACGCCGGCGCTGGTCGGCATCCTCAAGAAATATCATCCGCTGTGGATGAGTCTGCACTTTACGCACCCGGATGAATTGACGCCGGAGGTCGCCGAGGCCTGCAATCGTCTGGCGGACGCCGGTGTTCCGCTGGGCAGTCAGACCGTGCTCCTGAAAGGGGTCAATGACGACGTAGCGACCATGACGCAACTGGTGCACGGTCTGCTCAAGGTGCGTGTAAAGCCATATTATCTCTATCAGTGCGATCCGATTTCCGGCTCGGCGCATTTCCGCACCACCGTGGACAAGGGCCTGGAGATAATCCGCGGTCTGCGCGGCCACACCACGGGCTATGCGGTGCCGTCATACGTCGTCGATGGCCCCGGCGGTGGCGGCAAGATTCCGCTGCTGCCGGATTACGTGCTGGGACGCGATGGCGATGACCTGCTGCTGACCAACTACGAGGGCAAGGTTTATCGCTATCCCGATCCGCACGGCATTCTCGGCAGGGACAAACATCCGCGGCGCCGTGACCGCCGCGTGAAGTCGCCGTCGTGCGCGTAG
- a CDS encoding beta-glucosidase, whose protein sequence is MDSPKIFNSFFLGGFECSTHRRHDDRRLDLLASTKHDLLVAKDYRQLADHGISAVRDGIRWHLVEPSPGRYDWTSFLPMLRAARDLDVQVIWDLCHYGWPDDLDIWKPQFVERFARFAAAVSRVVRDETGVVPFFCPINEISYFSWAGGDIARFHPLGKDRGTELKSQLVRASIAAIEAVRDVEPRARFVQPDPLISVTSSPWASTPEDRTEAENYRCAQYQSWDMLAGLLNPELGGKPDHLDIIGVNYYSDNQWMIGSLRTSDPDMAGPRPIQTIELGNPLYHPLRDLLIEIYGRYGRPLLISETGAESHDQAVWLRYVADEVRSAMACGVPLEGICLYPIIHYPGWLDDRHCECGLLSAADEQNRRSVDQGVADTLSREQRFFANLFQRSERREGPELAALCN, encoded by the coding sequence ATGGATTCTCCAAAGATATTCAACAGCTTTTTTCTCGGCGGTTTCGAGTGCTCGACGCACCGGCGCCACGATGACCGGCGTCTTGATCTGCTGGCGTCCACCAAACACGATCTGCTGGTGGCCAAGGATTACCGGCAGCTCGCTGACCATGGCATCTCCGCGGTGCGCGACGGGATTCGCTGGCATCTCGTCGAACCTTCGCCTGGGCGTTACGACTGGACGAGCTTTCTCCCCATGTTGCGCGCGGCGCGCGATCTCGATGTGCAGGTGATCTGGGATCTGTGCCATTACGGCTGGCCCGACGATCTCGATATCTGGAAACCGCAATTCGTGGAGCGTTTCGCGCGCTTCGCCGCCGCTGTGTCACGCGTCGTGCGGGATGAAACAGGCGTGGTGCCTTTTTTCTGTCCGATCAACGAAATCTCATATTTTTCATGGGCGGGTGGCGATATCGCGCGCTTCCACCCACTGGGCAAGGATCGCGGCACGGAGCTCAAGAGTCAGCTCGTGCGCGCCTCGATCGCCGCGATCGAGGCCGTACGCGACGTCGAGCCGCGCGCCCGCTTCGTGCAGCCCGACCCGTTGATCAGCGTTACTTCATCTCCGTGGGCGTCCACGCCGGAAGACCGGACGGAAGCCGAGAACTACCGGTGCGCACAGTACCAGAGCTGGGACATGCTGGCTGGTCTCTTGAATCCGGAGCTGGGTGGCAAGCCCGACCACCTCGATATCATCGGCGTGAACTACTATTCCGATAATCAATGGATGATAGGTAGTCTGCGTACGTCTGACCCGGATATGGCGGGGCCGCGCCCCATTCAGACTATCGAACTGGGAAATCCGCTTTACCATCCTTTGCGTGACCTGCTGATCGAGATCTACGGACGCTACGGCCGCCCGCTGTTGATCAGCGAGACCGGCGCCGAGAGTCACGACCAGGCGGTGTGGCTGCGTTATGTTGCCGACGAGGTTCGCTCGGCGATGGCCTGCGGGGTGCCGCTGGAGGGGATCTGCCTGTATCCCATTATTCACTATCCGGGCTGGCTGGATGACCGCCACTGTGAATGTGGCCTGCTCAGCGCGGCCGATGAACAGAATCGCCGTAGCGTAGATCAAGGGGTGGCGGATACATTGAGCCGGGAGCAGAGGTTCTTCGCGAACCTGTTTCAGCGGTCGGAGCGACGCGAAGGTCCTGAGTTGGCTGCTCTGTGTAACTGA
- a CDS encoding PQQ-binding-like beta-propeller repeat protein — MDRIFYPLLVLCVAFLTFVAGAFVVLTKVFPYDHFNNAYEAMLAVYHQSADYESPYSTNLWRPARTDQRGVTVHEPGAYNGLTLYASSHAQKALLIAMDGKVVHEWALPLRGIWDNPDRKLRPDGYIAWEHVYMYPNGDLIAMYVGMGDTPWGYGLVKMDKDSNVIWKYWDYTHHHFDVADDGRIYVLTNEIHNNVIEGYEHLKPPRLDDYVVVLSPEGKQLKKVSILDALLGSRYGRMMRAGPAWNIKSDFLHTNSVDLIEAEAASNFPGVSEGGVLLSLRDIDTVAVLDLEKEEVVWAVEGSWHRQHDADMLPDGNIMLFDNWGHYEDGGGSRVLEFDPMTLETVWTYAGDKKHFFESGIRSGQRQLPNGNTLITESDGGRLLEVDRAGKTVWEFINPVRGGKDDKLIPVLFFGAQRYKPASLDAGFRAVINAAAPDSKKTPPTASDKK, encoded by the coding sequence TTGGACAGGATTTTTTATCCGCTGTTAGTTCTCTGCGTCGCTTTCCTGACCTTCGTCGCCGGGGCGTTCGTGGTGTTGACCAAGGTATTTCCTTACGACCACTTCAACAACGCGTACGAAGCGATGCTGGCCGTATATCATCAAAGCGCGGATTACGAGAGCCCGTATTCGACGAATCTCTGGCGGCCGGCCAGAACCGACCAGCGCGGTGTCACCGTGCACGAGCCGGGGGCGTACAACGGCCTGACCTTGTACGCGTCAAGTCATGCGCAAAAGGCTTTGCTCATTGCAATGGACGGCAAGGTGGTTCACGAGTGGGCCTTGCCGTTGCGCGGCATTTGGGACAATCCAGACCGGAAATTGCGACCCGACGGCTACATTGCGTGGGAACACGTTTATATGTACCCGAATGGCGATCTGATCGCGATGTACGTCGGCATGGGAGATACGCCCTGGGGGTACGGGCTGGTAAAGATGGACAAAGATTCCAATGTCATCTGGAAGTACTGGGATTACACGCATCATCATTTCGATGTTGCCGACGATGGCAGGATATATGTGCTGACCAACGAAATTCACAACAATGTGATCGAAGGCTACGAGCATCTGAAGCCGCCGCGCCTTGACGACTACGTTGTTGTGCTCTCGCCCGAGGGCAAGCAACTCAAGAAGGTGTCTATCCTGGATGCATTGCTGGGTTCGCGGTACGGACGCATGATGCGCGCCGGCCCGGCCTGGAATATCAAGTCCGACTTCCTGCATACGAATTCCGTGGATCTCATCGAGGCCGAAGCAGCTTCCAATTTTCCGGGGGTCTCAGAAGGTGGGGTGTTGTTATCGCTCAGGGATATCGACACCGTGGCCGTTCTCGATCTCGAAAAGGAAGAGGTTGTATGGGCCGTTGAAGGTTCCTGGCACCGGCAGCACGATGCGGACATGTTGCCGGACGGTAACATAATGCTGTTCGATAACTGGGGACACTATGAGGACGGCGGCGGTTCTCGCGTACTGGAATTCGACCCGATGACTTTGGAGACCGTGTGGACATATGCCGGTGACAAAAAACATTTCTTCGAGAGTGGTATTCGCTCAGGCCAGCGGCAACTCCCCAATGGCAATACGTTGATTACGGAATCGGACGGCGGCCGATTGCTTGAAGTCGACCGGGCTGGTAAAACTGTCTGGGAATTCATCAATCCCGTTAGAGGTGGCAAAGACGACAAACTGATACCGGTGCTGTTTTTCGGTGCTCAGCGTTACAAACCGGCTTCGCTGGATGCCGGCTTCCGCGCCGTGATTAACGCCGCCGCCCCGGATAGTAAGAAAACCCCACCCACGGCCAGCGACAAGAAATAA